The following DNA comes from Hordeum vulgare subsp. vulgare chromosome 3H, MorexV3_pseudomolecules_assembly, whole genome shotgun sequence.
TTGAATCAATATACAAATTTCAAATTACACAAGTAGTTTTATAGAAAAGAACAAGCGACATTAGGGAATCTAAAATCATATACCTCACTACAGGAAGTCAAAAAAAATGTCATGTTGAACTACATCCCATAAATCTAATGTGAAATTATACACCCAAATGTCATCTTGTTTTTTGGGCGGCAACATATCATATGAACAAAGGGCCAAACCCTATCTGCATATTATCAGAACTGAAAATATGTTGAACAACATAACTTATAGACATTAACAGGCACAATTTTTGTAGGCAAACTTTTGTACCCCTACATGATACaatgtaagagcatctccaacagccgcgcttcgcccGGCGTCCAAAAAACTGATTTACAGCGTGACCATCGCCAGGTTTGGCGCGGCGCGCGGCGCTAGCTCCAGCAGTCGCGCTGAAATGCAGCACAGACGCGCTGAAATGCAGCGCGCGCAAGCAGCCGATGCCTCATATTTCTTGCAATTTGGACACAAAATAAATTTCACACATTCACAAAACAAAGACATGGCATATAATTTAAATCACAAACATCATTCAACTAAAAGTTTAAAATAAATAGTTCAACAATGCAACAATACAACAAATAGTTTAATTtattattacaactcaaacaaatagtttagtttattattacaactcaaacaaatagttcaaCAAAATGTTGATCGTCGGAGGACTGCCGCGCGCGACGGGCGGTGctgacgagagagagagggaggaagccACGGCCACGCGGGGAGAGACCGGGGAAACACCGGAAAAACGGGGtggcgagggcgacgacggcggcgCGGCTGGATGGGTAGGTGGAGTTTCGCGCGAGCGCTCGAGAGTTCAGCGCGCGGGAGCGGGCGCAGCAAATAAGCGGCACGCGATGGCGTTTCCTCCTGCACGCTGAATTACATATGTCGCACGCGCCGTTTTTGCGTGttggcgcggctgttggagatgctataAGAGAAGTCAAATATAGACTAAATGCACCAAACAAATGTACAACCAGTAGTTCGAAAACATCTGCGGCACAGGTCCGGTCATCACAGATAAGACAATCATCGACAGATGGGATTCAGAGAGAGGGTCGAGACACTAAAACATCTTGGGCTGCATCGTTGAATGTCCATATTTGGCAACGGCGAACAACCTGAGGGTCGAGGGGTGGAGAGCAGCGcgtaaggctggttgtaatgggtagtatcatatactagtatcatgcatatgatactagtgtatgataccacatccgtaatgcatagtatcgtatgttagtatcatagtatagttcatttattgccatgcaagacacatagtagcacatcatttaatatgatacggtatcatgatatgatacccaatcctctgtttcttcatttaattctatgacaCCTCATCGAAaatgcctagttggcatgcatgatactacctatgatacaacTATTACGGGCAGCCTAATCGGGCAAAGGTGATGAACTGAAAGGTCAGATTCGGCCGCCCCTGCAGTCCATGCGGAACAAGGAAGGACTACCAGGTACGCGGGGGCAGTGACAGGGCAGTTGGTGTGCAGGGCGGAAGCCGACAGGACTGGATCAAGCACGACCATGAAAGGACGACGACGGGACCGCAGGAGAAGGCCGACAGGGGCGGCGTCGAAAATCCGGGAGGTGGAGCCGCGCGGCCACCTGGCCAGGAAGTGGAGTCGGGACGACGCGTCTGTCGGGGAGGGAGGTAGGGGCAAAGCTTCGTCTTCCAGGTAGGGAGGAGGGAGCGGTGGCGCATATGCCGTCGGAGGGAGATTCGATTAGCGGCACCTACTGCCGGGGAGGGAGGTTGAGGCACGCGATGGCCCGACCAGTAGGTGGAGACACAACATGTCTCGCGAGGAGGGAGGTGGGGGCGACGGCGCTTCTGTCGTCGGAGGGAGGTGGGCGCTTCTGGCGGCGGCGCTCCCACTACGGAGGGAGGGATGTGGTAGCTGCGGTTCATGCTGCGCGGCGAGGCGAGGGAGGTGGGGGTGACGTTGATGGGTCAAAGTTTAGAGGAAGGTGTGGGGTGGGGATAAGGTTGGCGGggatttctttttcctttttctcaacGGGTGAGTTCAGAAGGATccgttagagcaagtacaataaggtacagtcagcaggctgtaaggattagaatactatatttttgctgagttggatgagagagaaaaagagagaagggaagtgggctcttcgtgaagagccagctctagcacgtgctcctaggtgctttgtgagaatgaaaggtgagccatatatgataaaaatagtactcttttagagctaactattgtacaagctagctataaggtgAGCTATAAGaatgcttatagccagcagttggctatactattaaccatgctcttagcgTCTATATAAGCAGCGTATCCTAGGATGAGAATATATATATGTTTAATTGCTCCAggctaagagcatggttaatagtatagctaaCTGCCCGCTATAAGTCATCTTAtagtccatcttatagctagcttgtacaatagttagctataaaagagttctacttttatcatataatgGTCCATCTTTTATTTCCACAAAacactaggagcacgtgctagagctagctcttcacgaagagcccgctttccttctctttcctcttctctctcatccaactcagtaaaaattatagtattttaatccttacagcctgctgactgtaccttattgtacttgctctaatagCACATGACTTCCATTGCCACACCCAAAGAAGCACTTCCCCTGCATCGGTCCTGACACCAATACCACACCTTTTGTGGTCCTCATCCGCaaatcgcagtagcagaaggacgtCACACACGTCGAGCCACCGCAGTATTAACCAATTTAAACAATATACTTTTGTATCCTTACAAATtgtgaaaaaattaaaaaaaccaAAGAATTTATATGAAATTACAGCATAAAAATTACAGATAATTTACACATTAAAGTAAAAATCTTATAATTCAAATATtacagcaaaagtttctgtttttataacGTATCTCGGAGGCTAaagcagctgctgctgctgctgccggatGGGCGGCCGTGGCAGCGCTGAGGAGCCGTCGCAACGGATTGTGTGAGGCGGCTGCCGCTGGATCGGTGGTGGCAGCGCCAGCGAGTCGGTAATGCTCATCTTGACCCCGCGTAGCATGAGATCAGCAAGAAGGCGCGCCGTGTTGCGCGCATCGTCAAGTCCGCAGTGCAGGCGGCCCTCCCAGTCCAGCCCCGCCACCCGGACCGCCTCCTGCAGGTTGACCCGCCCTCCGCTGCCGAGCGCCGCCTGGAAGGGGACCCTCAGGTTGATCCAGCGATCGAAGTAGGAGGGCTTCTCGATGCCCTTGAAGCGGCACTCAAACTCGAGCATGGTGCGGCAATCCCAGTCTCCCCACGTAACGACGGCCAAGCGGCCATCGCATCTCTTGGTCCCTgcccccgtcgtcgtcgccgccttcAGCCAAGCGTCGTGCAGCCGGAGCGCCTGGCCGAGATCCACGCCGCCATCGACGTCCTCCTGCCGGATGCCGGTGAGGTCCCTGCAGAACTTGGTCAGCGCAGGATGGTGTTTCGGGCGGATGTAGCAGCGAAAAGCGGACGCGAGGTGGCCGGTGGCGCCGTCGACGAGGACGGCGGGGAACTCGATGATCTCCTGCGGGTAGATCCGCGCGTCTTTCTCGCACGTCGCCTCGAAGTCCACTACCAAGAAGAAATCGAAATCTTGCTGCAGCTGGTGGCCCTGCCCCTGTGCGTACGGCACTCTGCGCGCAGCCATGATCGGCAATATGCGCGCGCTCTGAGCAGGAGCGGGTCGCCTCGCAAACTCCAGATAAGGGAAACTCGGGATCGAATCAGTATGTGCGCAAGCGAAAACCAGAGCGCCGATCTCCCCTCTTAAAACCACCGGAGCAGACACTGTTCGAGGCGAAATCGGATTCGTTTTCTCAATCATTCTCGTTGTCGTTTCTACGCTCTGGTAAGAACAGTTAACCAAAACATACCAAGGGGTGTGATTGGCGGAAACAAAAAGGACTGCCACGCACGCTGCCGTTCGGTTCCGCTCCACTCTCCGGAGTGGAGTCCCCCCGCGCCCACGTACTCGGTGCTGACAGTTCGAGTTCAATTCACAGCGTTATTTACCAACCGTTTGGTTTCGGTTTCGGACTTCCCAGTTCCCAGTTTCCCACACGCACGCAGGCACCTACGTAGGACGCTGCGGAAGAACAACTGGCTGGAGAAGCCGGAGATCGACGATGGGGGCAGATGGTCACGACGACGACGGCTGGCAGTGCCGGCCGCTGGGGCTCCTGATCGGCCTGCCGTTCGCCGCCCTCGCGTTAGTGCTCTCGCTCGCCGGCGCCGTCGTCTGGATCCTCGGGTGCGTGCGCGTCTCTTCCTGGCTACTCCCTGGTGCATGCCAGCCAGAACTCCTGGTTGCTTGCGACATTGGCTTCTCTGCTTCGGCTTTTGTCAACCACCATAACGTGATGAGTCTGTCGCTGAACTCCTTTATTTTTCGTAGGTCGGCGCTGAGCTGCGTGTGCCCGTGCTGCGTGTGCTGCGCGGCAGCGGCGAACCTGGCGGTGGGCCTCGTCCAGATGCCCGTCAAGGTCATCCGCTGGTTCATCAGGCAGATCCCCTGCTAGGCGCTGGTTACCTCATATAGAGCAAATAGTAGTCAATTGTCCTTCTGGAGTACGTAAATGTTGTTCTCTTGTTTTCAGTAGAGAGGCAAAACATGTTCTTTCTCGAGTTAGTTTAGAACGAGACTTCTCATGACCCTGACACAACATCATATGTATCTACCTTGAAAACTCCATGACTGTGTTCCGTAGATTCCTATATGAACGTGGATGTTTAAAGGGGGAAACGAATGATAAAAGTTAATATGAGCTCCGGCTCTTCTTTCTTCCTCTTTTTTGGCGGAAAACTTTCTACCCATTCATTTTTAATCATGACAGTACAACAGACattaaaaataataaaattaCATTCATATCCGTAGATCATCTAATGACGACTACAACCATTGAAACGAGTTGAAGGCGTGCCGCCGTCATCGTCCCTCTCTTGCCGAAGCCGAGGAAAATTTGTTGTAGTAGACAATCGAGAAATCGTCATGCTAAGAACCCATAGGACCAGTACCAAAATAGCAATCATCACCGATGAAGAGACGCGTAGATCGAAAGGATCCAACCTAAAGACACATGAACATAGACGAAAGAAGACTTAATCTTTGTAGATCCACCAAAAATAATCACCGACCAAATCATGCGAGATCCATTGAAGACACATCTCCACACACCCTCCGACGAAGCTAGACGCACCACCGAAACAGGGCTAGACGGGTAGaaccttagagcatctacagccggacccgTCAAATGATCCCTCATACGCCAGCGGACGCGCCCGGTCAGTGACCGGACaggagaggaaaggaaaaaactgACCCAACCGGACCCCTCATATCGTCCCTATATGCCCGGTTGTGCGTGagccctcatatccatctcaaatgtgGGGATGATATGAGGGCTCACGGACGCGCTCGGGCACTCCCGGTATAGGACGTGACCCCATCCGGACCACGTTTTTCTTTTCTGTGTTCAttcttttatttctctctcttcctctccaccaatcacgtgcaagtgTCTGGACATATTAAGAAAAAAATGAAGAGTGTGACAGCTTGGACGGACAAATAGGGGACACATCCGGTTACTGATCGGGCACGTCTGCGGGCTTTAGGGGGTCATATTTGCAATGTTCAACCGTAGATGCTCTTATTCCATCTTTAGGAGGAGTCGCGTCTCACCTTCCTGAACATGACACAAACCTTAACAAGAACTTAACGAAACATCTAAGAATGGAGCCCACACGCTGGTAAGGGTTGGGATCCACCTCACCGGCAATGGCCCTAGGACCACCAGAGACGAGGCGGAACGGTGGTTGTAGGGTTCCCCTGCCCTAAGATCTTTCGAAGAGGAGGTGACGGCTGCGTGTGGAGGCGGATAACATGAGCTCGGGTCTTGTATGGTGCAAGGCATTTTGGAGTTTTACAAGCCTTTGGATCGGCCTCCAGGAGGTCAACCTTGAGGATGCGGTGCATGATGAAATTACTTGGAACTTGGAACCTAACACCCACTAGGGAGTATTGGGCTTCCTCGGCGGCATAGCAGGCTCAACTGTAGGATTTGGCGGCCTCTCACATGAAGCCAGCTGTTTGGAACAATTGGGAACCATCAAAGTACAAAATTTTCGCATGACCCATCATGCAAGACCGGGTCTGAATGACGAACATATTACAAAGGACGGTCAAACTGAGGGCTACGATGCAAAAGAGAGCCGAAAATTGTGGGCCCCATAATTTTGAAGTGCAGATACACACGGTACATTTAGGCGGACATAAAGGCTCGAATAGGGTTCATTCACGTTAACATCGGTGCATGGAACAACTTCGGCTCCGTCGAAGCTTTATGGCATCAAACGATGAACAATGCCACCAACAGGACGAAAGGCATGGCTTTCCTCATGATCAGTAGTAGAGCCAACAGGAACACATGCCCCAAGCCACCTTCAGTATGAACAATAGCTACAgtggtactcccttcgttcctaaatataagtcttttaagagatttcttaaagtgcgttatatcgactagagggggtgaataggcgatttttagaaattcatcgctgaggaaattacttgtgaggaaattcctcaatgatgaattaagtgcagcggaaatagtgcaggatcagaagtgcaaagactactatAGCAGGTTACTTGGTgaggattatgagaatcggtttgcacagtacacAGGTACAAAGAACgtaggtgaagattaacttgagtgaagaatttgaggttgaggaaattcagagaaagtgttcacacaaattcttcaaatagcacagatgaaagtcttcaacatacgttttgaggaaatgaaagagttgaggaaatagagccCGTAGCTCAATGAAGACACTAGTTGATAACCCTGTTCCaaatgttgtgacagttgtacgtctggttcggagcggcttggtattgaaaccaaaggacacacggtccctaccgtattctccttgagctaaggacacatagtcctcacccaacattcgtggtaagtcttcagggcagacttccaaaccctcacaaactcggtcacccggcgatccacaattggctgctggatgctctagaccatgacgcctaaccgtctggaggatgcacaatcctcaaaggtaaaaggcttcagttccacacaggaacaaactcttcagtgatgctcaatcacttggtttttggtttggggtttggtgtttgggttatttcctcacttgatgattttctctcgaagactttgaggaatttgggttgctctaaatgacaagtgtcagtttctctcagagcagccaaccagctagtggttgtggggggcggctatttatagcctgggagcatcccgacatgatttgacataaatgcccttaaatattgtgatcgttggatggataagatcagtgaggtggcgcgggtcgcggcaacggtcggaactttcaactgtgaaagtcctcatgtctctcatattcctcactttgaggctttggtgggtttagtcttgggttgagaatcatgaggaaattcattttgtagtat
Coding sequences within:
- the LOC123439702 gene encoding ERI1 exoribonuclease 2-like, which codes for MIEKTNPISPRTVSAPVVLRGEIGALVFACAHTDSIPSFPYLEFARRPAPAQSARILPIMAARRVPYAQGQGHQLQQDFDFFLVVDFEATCEKDARIYPQEIIEFPAVLVDGATGHLASAFRCYIRPKHHPALTKFCRDLTGIRQEDVDGGVDLGQALRLHDAWLKAATTTGAGTKRCDGRLAVVTWGDWDCRTMLEFECRFKGIEKPSYFDRWINLRVPFQAALGSGGRVNLQEAVRVAGLDWEGRLHCGLDDARNTARLLADLMLRGVKMSITDSLALPPPIQRQPPHTIRCDGSSALPRPPIRQQQQQLL
- the LOC123439703 gene encoding signaling peptide TAXIMIN 2 produces the protein MGADGHDDDGWQCRPLGLLIGLPFAALALVLSLAGAVVWILGSALSCVCPCCVCCAAAANLAVGLVQMPVKVIRWFIRQIPC